ACAGGGAAGAATTTCAACAATCTTCCTTCccatctcttttaaaattatcatgtgtggtggcacatgcccatacaAGGACTCAGGAGTCAGCTCAgtacctaaaataaataatagtaaatagaTAAGTTTACCTTGATTTCTGATATATATCCATATGCATaggtattatttcatttattattaattgttcaaaatattcaggtgattttcagtatttttattactaataaaattaatgttaaattgaATTTAGTTGTTAAAAAGAAATTCCCAAGAAAGTTTCCAAAAATTCTCATTCTACATTCTACTAATTCAAACTAAATTCACAGAACACTTTCTACAGATTAATAACATTGCTCTCAAACAATAGAGGAAAGATCTtagtaaaataaacacatttctgAATAAAGTCAGAATGGCAGACTCAAAGATCAATACTTATTGGTAGGATTCAAaaccatttatgtatttatttacttttttagaactggggattgaacccaggtgtgcctCACCGCCAAGCTtacttcccagtcctttttaatctTAGGATCtaacaaaattgctgaggctggctgaaaACTTACAAGCAGGCtaactcagcctccagagttgctgagattataggtgggTACCACCCCCTAGAAGCTAGATGTATGGGTTTTTGCCTtgccaaggatggaacccaggacctcatgtatcctaggcaagctctctacactTAACTACATGTTCAGCCCCAAATCAATACTTTTATGGCCTATCATCCTGAAGTAAAATTGTGTCTTAATTATGTCATGGGTCATTTTTCCATCTAATAATCCCTGGCCATCTATGAGAAATAACAttcaagaagaaacaaattttcaaaaaacattttacaaagatATAATGCCTAGCCTCCCTTTCACTTCAATGAGCCAattgaaaatgaatgaagaaaacacaTCCACTATCATGAGATCAGGATCCAATGGCAGGCCTCAGAGCTCTGTCTGGGAACTGCATTATGTGCCACCACATCATAGTCCCCTGCAAGTCCCATTGGTAGTTCTCTCTTTCTGGCTCCATGTAAGGTGATTACTATGTAAAATCTCTCTTAGCTGGTGAGGAATTTCATGTTCAATTGTCCCTTAAATGACATTGaggctttaaaaacataaaatacataatttgggGTCCAAGTTTTAGATATAATACTTATACacaatatgaaagagaaaaaccagTGAAATAGAAGACtaaatatagaaagcaaaaatCCATTGAGTTAAGTGTTATGACTTTTAAAGAAGCCATAAGATTATTTGTCAAAAAAGCTGTAACCAGAATGTTCTATGGTATAGAAAACTTATGGTTTAGTCTTATTATGTTTATCTATCCAGGGACACCTCAGTGTGttctgaagccctgtgacctgaACAGTGCACCTTCCAGTTTCATAATCCCCATCCTTAGGCTCCAATTGCTGCATTCCACAGACACCCCTGTTTCAATGCACACTCACTACTCTTCACACCTCCTGTAAAGGTGCAGACTGGCCACTACTTGGGGGGACtagagttggagacttggatgcaagGAGGTGTGTAGGATGTTGTGGTGGAATGTATACCTCTGTTGGCTCCCATTCAGTCCCCAGCTCTATTTGCAGACTGACAGCTTCGGTCATGTACCTGCAGAACAAAAGTTCAAGGGCAAGGGGTCACTACCACACTGGCCAGTTCTCCCTGACCACCCTCACTGAACCTCAGCTTGGAAAGCATAAAGCTcagggctctcatccaggagcATCATCCAGGCAGCTGTTACCCTCTACCCCCATTTCTTGTAGCAAGAACCTACAAGGGCAAGACAGAATGAAATTCCCAGAGGCTCCAAGAGTGCTATAGACAAAACCCCAAAGGAATGGAGCAGGGAGCATCAGGGTCTTAGAGATGGAGTAAGGGACCAGGGAAAGGGACCCAGCTTCACCCCATCCCACCAGCCCCAGGTTTACCAACTTACTTGGGTCCCAGTGGCATACACATCTGGATGTAACAATTTGTGAAGCAGCCTTGGTCAAAGGGATTGTCAGGctggagggagatggggatggaaagaggagctcagaatcagcaggagTGGGCAAGACCATCTCCCAGTGACAATCCTTAAGATGGTAAAAGTTAATGCAAGGCTCAACCCAGACCTGTGGCAAGTTTCCAAGGGCAGGGGAGCCCAAGAGTGACCCAGAGCCTCCAGCCTTCCCAGGCCTCTGAAAGAATGACTTCCCTGACACACTTGTGAGCAGCTCTCTTCAGACCAGTGCTGACATTGCACCCAcatctcctgccttctcagggctccCTCATCACCTTTCACCTCCCTTTGCCATATCCTTCCAGATATCATTTAAGACATTTCTAGTGCTGCTCTGCTCAACTGATGCAATAATGGTGTCTCCATCCTGCTCCCACATTATTTTCTCACctcttgatttctttctaaaaatatatctttattgacTTTCACTATCTGGGAGGGCAGTGGAAGCAGAAATGCCCAATCATGTTTTCATAGTCACTAATCAGATGGAAAAGGAAAATCTGGGCTGAAGCCTTTAGTACTCAAAACATTAAAGGTCATGCTCCAATGTCAAGTCCTCCCATGGACACTGACTAGCTTGTACCCTTTCttactctattttctcttccctctgaCTTCAACCATCAGTCTCTCCCCTTTCTGCTCCCAGACTAGGTTGAGTCTCAACCCCACCTCAACAGCTTTAACTAGCAAATATTCTGGAACAATGGCAAGTGACCCAGAAGCACCTGTGTTCACCCCCAATTCTCCATGGCCTCCACATTAAGACTTTGATCTTCAACACTATTGTGCACAAGAAGGAAAGCGGATTTCACATCAGAACATCTCTGGAATACACCCAAAAAGCAACAGGAACCATTGTGctctatgaggttctgcctcctTTAAGGTATTCACAGCAATAAAGAAATTAGTTTCCTTCCAGGTGCAATGTTAGATGCCTGAAATCatagtgacctgggaggctgaggctggaagatcacaagttcaaggccagcctcaacaacttgtgAAGGCCcacagtaacttagtgagaccctatctcaaaacaaaatatattaaggaTTGGGGTACATATGGTATagaaaaatgctgaaagaaatgataattaataaacttaaaaactgTGCACTGTTTGAATACCTCTACTCTCTCACACTCAAGGAATACAACCAGACCTGAATAGAATCCAACACCTCTAGAGTACCCAGAACAGCATCTCACACTGGCTCCACTCTTGTGGCTCCTGCTCACATTCTGGGTCTCAATGGACAGACCAACATCAAATGGTATCTTCTTGTCCATTTTTTGCCCAACTTCTTGCTGCCTCTTTTACTTCCCCTGAACTTGGGGACTCAAGACATCAGAATTCTgtctctttatctcttttcttctatcTCAAATGttgattatttgtttgttggttcactcatttattcaaattttatttgtatactgGATACtgaagaacccagggccttgcacatgataagcacatgctctaccactcagaTACACCCCAGCAAGAAATATTTCAGGGCATCAAAACTATCTCAGTCAAAGCAGACGTGGTTGtatatgcctgcaatcccagtgactcaggacactgaggcaagaggatcaaaagttagagaggagcctcagcaacttagtgagtccctgcttcaaaataaaatatggaagggactgaggatgtagcttagtggtaaaatgtccctggatGCAATACtcagtagcaaaaaaataaataaataaagtcactgCACTGGGTTTTGAAAACACACTACAAACAGCATGGCCAGCCTACACTCAGGGTCCAGAGTGCAGCTGCAACATGAGCCCCTGGGCACGGTGGGGAGTGGCCAGGGTAGTGCAGGGAGAGGGTATCAAGGGACCTATATAGGCAACCTAGCTCACAGCACCCAGGTATATGCAGAGGAGACCCCCAGAGCGTTAAGCATTAAGACATGCAAGAAGGCTATTTCCATTccttctggtttcagaggctgtgtcctGTCCAGAAAGAGTAGTCTCAAGAATGTCTGCTGGCTCTGCCCCTAGTTGAGAGCATCATCATGACAGCAAGGGCAGGGTCTGGACTGATGTGGGCCAGGAAGTGAAGGGTGGAGCTAGTGAGCACTGTCAACTCTTTCAGGGAATAAGACACAGAGGGTACAACAAGTAGAGTGGAGTCCTAGGATGTTAAGGGTGGGAGTTACTTGGGTTTTAAGATGAGACACATGTAGCTGACCACAGAAGGAATGGTAGTAATACTAATAGCAGCAGGTAGGACACTATCTGGTTCCAGGCACTGTTCTATGTGTCTTGTGTGAATTAACCCATATTTCCCTGTTTTAGAGATGCGAAAACTTATAGACAAGGGGGGTAAGTAGCACAGCCAAGGTCTTCCTGCAAGTCAGTTATAGAACTGCGATTTGGACAGATGTGCTCTTTCCCTAGTGTCCTTGCCATCAAGTACCAAGTCTAGGAGGAGCTTCTGGTCAGGGAATGGAGTAGGGAAGGAACTGGAAGTTGGAGCATGGAATTAGTGCCTGTTTCAGGTGCTACAAATAATGGAAAGGAGCCCTGTCTGGTGAATCCCAGAGGGCAGgccacatttaggtcccttgagactGGGCAATCTGGACATGGAGGACCTCATTCTGagcagagcagaggaggaagggccaTGGCCTAAGGCCTGACCTGGAGCTAGAAGAACCACAGGATGGGGGAAGGGAAAATGCTGCCAGGAAAACTAAATGATGAACTGAAgctggagagagaaggaggagggcagGCCACAGGGCTGAGGAGTAAGGGCTAAGCAGAGGAGTCACAGGGGGGAGGGGACCAGATATGGCTGTGGTGAAAGGGTGACTAAGGATGGGAAGTGCTGAGCCCACAGGCTCCTCTGTCTTCTCAGCTGTCCCTGGGTCTGCAGCTTTCCCCTTCCCCCAGTGGTACTGCCCACCTGTCTTCCTGAAGGAGCCTTTAGAGGAGTTGTTGTCCTACTAAAGGAGTCCCGAGGCCGTCATGACCACCCTTCTCATTCCTGTTCAACCCCCAAgtgaaaaagcaataaagaccCATAGATTGGAAAGAAAGTAATGAAACTGCTCCTCATAGGTGACATGATGTTCCATGTAgagtgaaaaacaacaacaaatgctggggAAGAAACTCAGTTGTTGGgcacccctgattcaatccccagtatgggaaAAACAACACCACTAAGAACTCCTGCTCTTTGGAGAtggtatgaagaaaatgaaatgagaaaccATGAATCGCAagagaatatttacaaaatgtgAACCCTCACATAATATAGAGAACCCATATGGGTGGCTGATAAGACATGATAATATGCTCATCGTCATTGCTCACTAGGAAAACACAGACTGGAGCcctaatgagataccactactcCTGTAATGGacaggctacaatttgaaaataaaacaaaataccgaCAAATGACAGTgttaaatgttggtgaggaagtttagcaactggaattctcatgcattgctggtagaAAGAAGGAATGATAAGGTGGTTTCCTTTATGTTGTTCTACCTAAGTTTACTTTGTAACTCACAATACTCACCCCTAAAACTTTTCCTAACAGAAATGGAAACTTGTGTTCAGATGCTTGTACACCAAAGTTTGTAGCATCTTTCTTTAGAACTGCCCCAAAATATCTGGCACAGTTGTCCAAACTGTATACTCAAGTCTTGGtggttgagacaggaggagtaAAGCCAGCATctgtaacttagtgaggccctaagcaacttagagatcctgcctcaaaatgtttttaaaaaattcaaaaagaaaaaatagaggggACTGGGAATGCTGCTCGGTGATTAAGCATCCTTGTTTTCAATTCCtggtagaaaaacaaagaaacacacaaagaaaaactacTGCCCCAAGCTAGATACAATGTAAAAATCCTTCAAATGGTAAATGTATTACACTATGCAGGGCACCCATACAGGActacacagaaataaaagaaaacagactacTGATATGAGCAACAACATAGATGACTCTCAAATGTGTTGTGCTAAATGAATGAAGCCAGACTAAAAAGCACACAACTGCACGGATACATGATTCTGGGAAGCAAAAATCCACAAGGATGTAGGGAGAGAAACTGACAAGAGATGAAAGGATTTTCTGGAGTAATGAAACTGGTCTAACATGACCATGGTGGAGAGTACTCAATGGTATGCATTTGTCCAAATCCCAAACTATAGACGAAAAGGATAAATTTTTTGATTTGTAAATTATTCCTCATTAATGCCATTTTGAGGAAATTTTGCCATGGCTTCCAGGTTTGACTTCATCCAAACTAATTACCAGGGTTGAGTTTCTGGGCCTTTCTAATCTTGACCCCATGGGGTTAACCTCATTGCTCATGCCACCCTGTGCTTGAATTAGATCCCTTTGTCCATTGTTGTTTTCACACACTACTTCCATGTTTCCATGCCTTTGTGCACAGGTGTGTCTCTCACAGGCAATGCAATCTGGCCTTCTGCCAATCCAAAATCACACACCATCCAAGGACACACAGAGTGGCATGTCCTATTCTACAGCCCTTGCCTTGCCAAACTCCCAGCTTCTTCCTGTCTGCTACACACTCAGGACCAACCCCATCTCTTCGAGTGTTCCTGGGTGTCAGCTGGTGTTATTCTGATTGCAAGCTGCTTATCAGCATGAGGGCAGGATGTATTTACTCACCTCTATACCCATCCATCAAATAACACACAGCCTAGCTCACAGTAGGCTTTCAATGCAATGCGCCCAGGAGGGAGCATGACCACCCAGCTCCATGGGGAGGAGACATCTGGGCTGCATCTTAAGATGTGGGTCAGGAAGGACTCAGGGGCACCATCAGggccaagggcagtggagaaagCAGAGATAGTGCCTAGTGGCAGAGGTGGCCAGCTGGGTATCAGGGTAAACACATTTGGTCCCCTTACCTGGGTCTCATAGGGGCGCCTTGCAGTGCTCACCGCACTGGCCTTGATAAGCAGCTGCAGGATGAGTCGCACCAGGAGGCTAGCGGAAGGTACAGCCACTATGATGCTGTGCACAGGCTAAGAAGCCAAGCCAGGGAACAGTTCCCTCCTGGCCCCGCCTTTCCATCgacccctcccctttccttttcgTGCCCCAACTGCCCCCACCCACCAACTCTTCCTCCCTGGACTGGACAATTAGTCTACTACAAATAAGCCCAACCTCACCCACTTCACTGTGGTCCTTCCGGTCCCACTTCAACCTTCTTTCCCCACTCCATGGGCCCCACTCTGGATTCTCAATCCCACAGGCCAtgtcctgccccacccccactaGCCTTCAAGGGGTCCACCAACGGGTTCTCCCAACTGACTTCTCCCTATAGTCCCGCCCAGTCATCTCCGCCTTCAGTTACCCAGCCCCTTGGCTgaccacccctccctcccctccaccagAGCTGGTCCCAGTGTGGGCCCTTGGGACTTTGTGGATACGTCAGGGCTCGGTCCATGAAGGGTATGTTGCTTCTGTGTACCAGGAATACCACACAGCTAGCCAGCACTGCACCCAGGTAGAGGCATAATGAGAGGAGGAGCAGCATGTAGAG
This window of the Ictidomys tridecemlineatus isolate mIctTri1 chromosome 3, mIctTri1.hap1, whole genome shotgun sequence genome carries:
- the LOC144376424 gene encoding palmitoyltransferase ZDHHC19-like encodes the protein MGHSGLPQTRTESGSVFSCRALAQSGEWALPVATGILCLLSFYSLICMNISDPGILHRGSVEQKPEASYVAHLNNKSFPMPWCAKCHLHRPPRTHHCETCNICVEEFDHHCRWVNNCVGHRNIRLYMLLLLSLCLYLGAVLASCVVFLVHRSNIPFMDRALTIIVAVPSASLLVRLILQLLIKASAVSTARRPYETQVRGPNVFTLIPSWPPLPLGTISAFSTALGPDGAPESFLTHILRCSPDVSSPWSWVVMLPPGRIALKAYCELGCVLFDGWV